Part of the Woronichinia naegeliana WA131 genome, CGACCTCGCTTCCCAGTCCTTAATACTTCGTGACAAATATTAAATAGCAGTTGACTATATCGCTTTTCTCCATCTGTAAATAACTGGAGAGATTCTGCACTCCTTTCAAATAATTCCGCTACCGTCATCATTGCTTCTAGAAATAATTTCTGCTCTTTTTTACCACATTTTAAATGCCAAATAAAGCGGCTAGCCCTGTCCATGAGCACGATTGTCCACCCCTCAGAGGCACTTGCTTCTTTATTTTTTCCAACTTTTGTGTATAGTTCATCCCCTTCTATTACTAATTTAACAAATTCATTCACTAAGGCGTATAAAAATAATGTCTCTTGTAATCCTGATAATTTCTTTTCCCAATTCAATATTGTTGTTTTTGCGTAGCCGAATACTCGGGCTGCTGCATTTAATCCTATTCCTTCCATTCTGGCTTTTAATACTTTTACAATTTCACTTAATGGGGTTTCTAAGCCAGCGATTACGCTACCATAAGTCTCAGCAAAACAAGAACCACATTCTTGACAGATGAACATTTTACGTTCCCCGTTACCTTTCGTTTGGTAATGAGAATGTATTTTTACTTTTTCACTATAGCAATGAGGGCAGTTTTTCTGAAATAAGGCTTCCTCTTTCTCTTGAGGTAAGCCAATATCACTTAGGAGGTCAATTGAGCTTTTATTCAATGTTGACATTGCTTTCCGTTTTCCCTTTCTTTAATATAATGACAATAATAATAGTATAACAAAAACGGGAATATGTCCAGTCGTAAGTTATTTTCTATTTTCTCAAACTCTTACACCATAACTTTTTCTAGCTTTGATCACACGATACCAGTACCCTATCAAAGACAAAATAGGTAGTAAGAGTGCGTAAATGGGAAAAAAAGCATCTTCGAGCCCCTAAAAGTAGTCGGATACGTTGGTAGGACTCATCTAAAAGCTGTAAAACGGTGTGAAACAAGAAAGCCAGTAAATTTAAGGTGAGCAAAAAGGTAGCAAGATGGTGGTCACCATGTCCAAAATTGTGTTCTAGATGGTAGCCCTGAGTCTTAAGAGTATTATGGTTCTCATTTTCGGTTTTCCAACGAGAGCGAGCGACACTGACTAACTCAACAATGTTATCGGCTTGGGAAAAATGGTCGGTAATCCAATCGTTGTGAAAGAGAACCTGACCATCAGAACGGCGAGTAACAGTGACCTCAAACCAATGAGTATTGAGGGCGGCGGAACCATCTCTTAGGGGCAAGTGATAAGTCCAACGATAATGATAGTCATGCCAATCGCGACCATGACGACGACGCTCATGGAAAGAGTAAACTTCCCCAATCTTCTCGGCATAGTCCAAAAACTCATAGAGAGTAGGGTGAGATTCAGGCAAACAGACAAAAAGATAGTGAAAGTGGTTTTGAAGAGCCTCTTCGCACATCGGTTGACGACTATAGAGGTCATCCCCCAATCATAGTAACGCTAAACGGGTCAAAGAATTCTCGATGTCTGTGGAGCCAACGTTTTGCCGCCGCTACCTCACAGTCCTGTTTCTCGTGACCATCTTGAGGAGTAATAAATTCAGGGTCAAGACTAATCACCGCTTTTTGCTGAGGTGAGACAATTACCGGTAAGATTGCCGAATGAAAGTAAGTCACTGTCCCGTTTTTATGGGTTCGATGGGAACATTGCTCACAGTGGATATTTTGGGAGGAGAAATACTCTGTGCCATCTAGCGGAATTAGTAATTGCTTGTCTAACACCTCATACCGAGTCAATATTCCTCTGGTCTTTAGTAGTTGATAAATGTCACTAAACACCACAAATAACGAATTGGCTTTGATTTTATCCAGGATATTGCGGATTTGATTGTCACTAGGTATTTTGATGGCACCGAATAGAGTTTGAAGATTATCCCTACCGTTGCGACTATGCAGTTGTCTTTGATGTTCTAGGAATGATTCACATTGCATTAGAAACAGGCTGAAACCACCTAGTACCGCATCTTTTAGGCTGTAGGTTGTATTTGGACTGGGTTGGCGAGGGTCTTTCATTTTCTCTATACTTGCTACCAAGTACGCTATCAGACCAGTCATACTGATTATTCCTTGCATCTTTTCTTCCTCTCTGGCTACCTTGTTGTCCTTTCCCATTATCCTTTTTTTCTACAACCCTTACCTCGCCTTAAATTTAGAATTGCTGGTTTCAGAACAGGGCAAACGCATCTTATCCGAGTAAAACCTTAAGGAGATAGTCCTCGTCCCAACCAGCGCGTAGCCGTTTATTCTTGATACCAAGTTTCAGAGTATTTTCCTTTGTGAGCAAGTTAAGAGCGATATGGCGTAAGACGGCTAAATTCTCAGGAGCAAAATCCTTACGAATGCGACAAGCATCCTCGTTGAAGGCCAAGTCTAGAACCCAATGTAAAGAGTTTTCTATCAACCAATGACTACGAACAGATTGGGATAATTTTTGAGCATTACTCGGCAGGCTACTGATATAGTAGCGAGTCTCATACTCTGTTTTGTCTTTCAATCGTCTCTCCGCTTTAATCATACAGATGCTCGTCAACTTTGCCCATTTCTCCCCACCCAGCAAAAATTCTGTTTGTTCCATCGTCCAGCAACGGCGAATTTCAATCCGTCCATGTCCCTTGTCTATTGTTTGATGAAAATCATGCTTAATTCCCACAAAATTAACCGATTGAGCATGAGCAAATAATTGTTCAACATCCTCACATAAATTACCTTGATTGCCTTTCAATGCCAAAACATAATCTCCCCCTCGCCCTACTATCTGTTGGGCAATCTTTGTCTGAGTTCCCATGGCATCAATCGTTACGATACAACCTTTGACCTCTAGCATTTTCAGGAGTTTAGGAATCGCCGTGATTTCATTCGATTTGCTTTCCACCTTGCACTGTCCTAGTACTAGACGATTTGCTGTTGCCCATGCACTTACCATCTGAATTGCGCCCTTTCCGTTGGCATTGTCATAGGAGTGGCGAAGGGTTTTGCCGTCAATCGCTATCACTTCTCCTTCACTTACCTCCGCTATACTTTTGACCCAATGCAGAAAACAGTCTTGAAATTGCTCTGGATTCAGACTAGCAAATACACGCGCAAACGTATCGTCGGAGGGGATGCCATTCGGCAATTCCAAAATTTTTTTTAGCCATTGATGTTTAGCCTTGCCGAAACTTTCCATGGCTACCCAACCTTCTGCTCCACAAATGACGGCTAAGATGGCAATCGTTAGAATATCAATGAGTTTATGCCGTTTTGTTCGTTCGATGCGAGGGTCATCTATTTCGGCAAAGTGTTCTACCAGTCTATATTTGGGTCGGAGTTTCATCGCTTTTGTTTTCTATGCACTTTCCCTTATTTTCCCTTATCCATCCCTCTATAATGTTCTTGTATCTGTATCATTTTTAGATGCGTTCGCCCTGGGTTTCAGAACTTACGCATTGACAGGATTTCCATAATGTGTGTTTGAGCTTCAGACTATTCCTTCCCAGTTATTGAGGTCAAGGCAGTTAGACTCTAAATTATTAACAATAAAAGAGCGGATGACCTCAGTAAATAAATTTCTCTGCAAGGAATACCAATTGATAATTTGCCCTTTAAATCGGAGGCATTCTAACTGAACAAAGCAGCGAATGGCACAAAAGATATGAGTCCTTATCGCCCGACTTTCTCTCACTTGAAACCTCTCAATATTACACACTTGTTTTAAGGCGTGATGATACTCCTCAATTCCCCAATGTTGGTCATGAATTTTCTGGAATTCTCTCCAGGTGATTGAGTCCAGTTTATCTAAATTGGGGACGAACATCACGTAGTAACGAATTTCGTTTTTGAGAACCGTTCTAAATACCTTGACTCGTCCCACTTGTTTGAGATAAACAATTAAGCCATCTTGAGGAATATCTAAAGTTTGAACTTGAACATATTTAGTTTCTAGTTCAACCGAGACTAAACGCAGGGTAATCGCATCTTATTTGTTACAAAAAATACAGACAAAAAGAGAGAAATATAGTGTAAAAAAGAAGCAGTCATCTAAGAGAAGAAAAGGCTATTATTTAAAAAAAGTAAGTGAGTGAGGTCAAAGATGGCAAAAGGCTTCGGCGCAAGAGTTCTAACCCCACAACAAGAAAAAGAAGTCAAAATTATCAAAAGAAGCATACTGAAACATTTTCAGTGCCTAAAAGAACCGAGAACAGGGAGAAGGCAAGACCATAACTTAACAGCAATTGTCACCATAGGAATATTGGCAGTATTGTCAGGGGCAGATGGCTTCGTAGCAATTGAAGCCTATGGCAAAGCCAAACGAGAATGGCTAGAAATGTTTCTAGAGTTACCAAAGGGAATTCCCTCTCACGATACCTTAAGATGCGATTACCCTGGTGCTGGTCTGCCCTGCATTGTGCCACTATTAGCAATGCCTCCGTTAGCAAATATCCCTGAATTGGCGATCGAATAAACCTTGTCTCCCTATCTAGAAAAATGAGAAGGTTTAAGAATTTTTGCCTAATCAATAAGCCGTCACGCATTTAGATTGCATAATGATTTTGTTAGAAGTCTTTTAACAAGGGGCTTAAGCCCCTTGCCTGCATGCGTTTGAGATGATTAACAGCTTAGCCCACTTTATTTAGAGCTAAACTCGGGACAATTATCTTAATCTTCTCCAAAGGTTTCTTCTGTCTCCCCAGCATCCCCCGATTCTATCGGTAACACTAAAGACCCAATTTCCAGCTTTTCTCGAACTTGTTGCTCGACCGTTGTTGCCGTCTCTGGATGTTCCTCTAGATATTTCATGGCATTGTCCCGACCCTGAGCAATATTTTCGCCATTGTAACTATACCAAGCCCCTTTACGAGTAATTACCCCACTTTGTTCAGCCAGATCAATAATGCAGCCCACCTGGGAGATACCCGAACCAAAGAGAATATCAAATTCTGCAATCCGAAAGGGAGGAGCGACCTTATTTTTCGCAACCTTAACCTTGG contains:
- a CDS encoding IS1 family transposase; the protein is MSTLNKSSIDLLSDIGLPQEKEEALFQKNCPHCYSEKVKIHSHYQTKGNGERKMFICQECGSCFAETYGSVIAGLETPLSEIVKVLKARMEGIGLNAAARVFGYAKTTILNWEKKLSGLQETLFLYALVNEFVKLVIEGDELYTKVGKNKEASASEGWTIVLMDRASRFIWHLKCGKKEQKLFLEAMMTVAELFERSAESLQLFTDGEKRYSQLLFNICHEVLRTGKRGRPTKVLPKGMVVRLKNKSSKRRDSEGKLEKVETPKTEHPETTEKPEDKDVHANHVEAFNSSLRRYLGLAEKS
- a CDS encoding ISAs1 family transposase, whose product is MKLRPKYRLVEHFAEIDDPRIERTKRHKLIDILTIAILAVICGAEGWVAMESFGKAKHQWLKKILELPNGIPSDDTFARVFASLNPEQFQDCFLHWVKSIAEVSEGEVIAIDGKTLRHSYDNANGKGAIQMVSAWATANRLVLGQCKVESKSNEITAIPKLLKMLEVKGCIVTIDAMGTQTKIAQQIVGRGGDYVLALKGNQGNLCEDVEQLFAHAQSVNFVGIKHDFHQTIDKGHGRIEIRRCWTMEQTEFLLGGEKWAKLTSICMIKAERRLKDKTEYETRYYISSLPSNAQKLSQSVRSHWLIENSLHWVLDLAFNEDACRIRKDFAPENLAVLRHIALNLLTKENTLKLGIKNKRLRAGWDEDYLLKVLLG
- a CDS encoding transposase family protein, whose amino-acid sequence is MAKGFGARVLTPQQEKEVKIIKRSILKHFQCLKEPRTGRRQDHNLTAIVTIGILAVLSGADGFVAIEAYGKAKREWLEMFLELPKGIPSHDTLRCDYPGAGLPCIVPLLAMPPLANIPELAIE